The stretch of DNA ATTGGAACTGCAGGACGCCGTCATGATCGCGATGGCCCGGTTCGGGGAACGATTCCAAGTGGTTCCGTTTGCCGGGGGCGTGCTCGACCTGTCGAGCCGCGCCGACATTGCCGCGGTCACGGATCGGCTCCGGGACCGAGAGGTTCACCTCTGATGTCTCTCCGGGCGTCCCTCACCTGCCACGGATTCGATGCCGCCGAGGTGGCGCGGCGCCTCCCGCTGTTCACGATGACCCGGTCGGCCGGGTTCCAGGGCCGCAATTGGTATCATGTGCCGGGCCGGATCGAGGTCCTGGGCAAGCACACCGACTATGCCGGCGGCCGGAGTTTGGTCTGCGCCACCGAGCAAGGCTTCGCGGTTGGAGCGGCCCCCCGCGCCGATGGTACCGTTCGGATCATTGATGCCGTGGCCCAGGAAGTCCGGGAATTTCCGGCTGCACCCGCACTGGTTCCTCCCCGAGGCGATTGGGCCAACTATCCGATGACGGTCGTGTCCCGTCTGGTCCGGGATTTTGGCCCGAGAGTCAGCGGGTTTGATCTCGCCTTTGCCGGTGACATCCCTATCGCCGCGGGGGTCAGCAGTTCCTCGGCCCTCGTGGTCGCCGTCGCGTTGGCCGCCATCGACCTTTTTCAGTTGGAAGCGACTGAAGCATACCGGGCCAACATTGCCTCACTAGAGGACCTGGCCGGCTATCTCGGGGCGGTTGAAAACGGCCGCCCCTTTCGAGCGTTTGGTGCCACCGCCGGCGTTGGGACGGTGGGCGGGAACCAGGACCACACGTCGATTCTTTGCTCCACAGAGAATGCCCTGACTCAGGTTCGCTTTGATCCGGTCATGGTCGAGAAGCGGGTGGCCTGGCCTGACAGTTTCCGGTTCGTGATCGCCTCGAGCGGGGTCGCGGCGGAAAAGACCGGGCCCGCGTTGGAGCACTACAACGACTTGGCCCGGATGACGGAGCGGCTCCGGGTGCTGGTGGTGGGGCCCGACTCTCACTCGACGTTGGGACGGGCCATCATCGAGGGCTCTGTCGCGGGCTTGCCGGCCGGGGCCGGCGCCGATCCGGCCGACGCCCTCCGCCTCGCCCGGCGACTGACCCAACTCACCACCGAGTGCCGGTGGCTGATTCCCGGCGTGGTCGACGCGCTCGCCAAGGGGCAGTTCGGCCGGCTCGGTGAACTGGTGGCCGCGTCGCAGCACGGCGCGGAACTCGGGCTCGAAAACCAGATTCCGGAAACGATCGAGTTGGTCGAGTCAGCCCGGCGGCTGGGCGCGGTGGCCGCCTCGGCCTTTGGCGCCGGGTTCGGCGGGAGCGTCTGGGCCATGGTTCCGGTGAGCGGGGTCGAGCGGTTTACCGAAGGATGGAACGCCGAGTACCGGCGGGCGTTTCCGGACCGGGAGCTGGCCCGCTTCATCAATACCAGGCCGGCCCCCGCGGCCGGGCGGCTCGCGGGGGAAGCCTCGAGTCCTGCCTAACGTCGCAGCTTGCGGAGCAGGCGGAGGATCTCGAGATAGAGCCAGACCAGCGTGACCGTGACCGCCGTTGCAAACGCCCACTCATACGCCGCCGGAGCCCCGGCGGCGACCCCGTCTTCAATCGAACGGAAGTCGAGCAGCAAGTTCACGGCCGCCAGGCCGGTGACGAACAGACTGAACCCGATGCCGAGGGGACCACTCTCGACCAGGAACGGAATGGTGTAACCCCCGAAGAACTGGACCCCGAGCGAAATCAGGTAGAACACGAAGACGCCGCCGGTCAGTCCGACGACGATAGCCTTGAACCGGTCGGTGACCTTGATCAGGCCGGTTCGGTAGGCACCCAGCATGACCCAGAACGTTCCGGTCGTGAGCCCCACCGCCAGCATCGGCAGTCCCTTGTACTGAGTGTTGATGGCGGCCGAAATCAGGCCGAGGGCGGTCCCTTGGCACACCGCATAGAGCGGCCCGGCCCAGCTCGCCGTCAGTGGCCGAAAGGCTACCAGCAGGCTCAAACCCAAGCCCACCACCACCGAACCGATCATCGCCGGCATGAGCATCTCGACCGGGAAACGGCCGGTGCCCAACGACCACCACGCCGCGGCGCCGGTTGCCACCACCAATCCAAGGAGGATCGCGGTCTTCCGGACCGTACCGGCCACGGTCATGGGAACGGCGGATGCGACGGCCCCGGCCGAGGCCTCGATGCGGCGGAGCATCGGGTTGTGGGATGCTGTGGTGCTCGACATTGAACCACCCAGCTAGAGAATGGTGAAAACTAAGTCCGCGCTTCCCCAAAGGCATGGGCCAGTTGCAATACCCCGAAATCATCCCGGTGCCGGCCGACGATCTGGAGGCCGATCGGGTGCCCGCCCGGCCCGAAACCCGCCGGGACCGAAATTGCCGGACATCCGGTGGCCGAAATCAAGTAACAGGACTTCATCCAGTCGATATACGTGGTCATCGGAACCCCGGCGATCTCCCGGGGGTACTCGGTCTCGATGTCGAACGGCATGACCTGGGTGACCGGCAAGACCAGGAAATCGTACCGTTCGAAAAACTTCCGAACCCGGTGGTAGAGGGTCGTTCGCTGGAGCTCAGCCCGGCCGAGGTCCGGCCCCGATAAGGCCAGGCCCCGCTCGATGTTCCAGGCCACGGTGTCCTTCAACTCGGCCTTGTGCCGGGCCCAGGCGTCGTGATGGGTGGTGGCGAAGTGCCACGCCCGCAGGGTCTTGAACACGTCGTCGGCCTCGTCGACATTCGGCTCGGCCTCCTCGACCACGCATCCCAAGGCCTCGAATCGGGGTCGTTGGGCCTCGATCTGGGCGGGAATCTCCGGTTCGTAGGGCAATCCCCCAAACCGGGGCGCCCAGGCAATTCGGACCCCGTGCCAATCCCTGCCTAACGGCTCCGCGAACCGCGATCCCGGTGCCTCCAGCGCAATCGGCGACCGGGGGTCCGGGCCTGCAATGGCCGCCAGCATCAAGGCCGTGTCGGCCGCAGTTCGGGCCATCGGCCCGGGAACGCCGAGCCCCAAACCGGCCAGGCGGTCGGGCCAACTCGGCACCCGCCCCGGCGATGGCCGGAGCCCCACCACGTTGCAGAACGCGGCCGGGTTCCGGAGCGATCCCCCCATGTCGCTGCCATCGGCGATCGGGACCATGCCCGCCGCGAGCGCGACGGCTGAGCCGCCGCTTGAACCGCCGCAGGTCTTGGTCCGATCGTACGGATTCCGGGTGGCGCCGAACACCGGATTGAAGGTGTGAGACCCGGCTCCCCATTCCGGCGTGTTGGTCTTGCCGACCGAAATGGCGCCGGCCGCCTTCAAACGCTCGACGATCAACGCGTCCGCCGCCGGGATCTGGGTCGCGTAGAGTGGCGAGCCATAGGTCGTGCGGATCCCGCGGGTGTCGAACAAGTCCTTGTGAGCCACCGGCAGTCCGTGCAACAACCCCAGGGGCTCGTCCCGAGCTTGCCGTTCGTCCGCCAAGGCGGCCGCCGTCATCGCCGACTCGGCCACGAGGGTCACGATCGCATTCAGGTCCGGATTGGTCCGTTCGATCCGGGCGAGGTGAGCGGCCATCACGTCTCGCGCTGAGAGTTCGCGGCGGGCGATCCGGTTGCGAAGCTCAATCGCGGTTAGATCACAGAGCGGCTCGGTCATCGGTCGAGATACTCCTGATAGGTCAATTGCGACAACGCCCGGCCGAGCGCGAGATCGCGATCGGTTGTCGAGCCCCGGGTCGAGATCAGTCGGCGGGCCAAATGGTCGTACATCAGAGCTCCCCTGTCGGTTACGAGGCCAAAACCGGTTTCGAAGCCGTAGTAAGCAAAGGGTGCCGGATTGGGGTCGATCAGCGAACCGCCGTACGGATAGGGACGCCGCGGCGTGAGCCCGGCCGCGCCGATCAACGTCGGGGCGATATCGGTTTGCGACCCGACTCGATCGGACACCGAGTCGGCGACCGCCAGGGCGCCGCCGAGCCAGAGCATGGGAATCCTGAACTTGGCGTGGTCGTCACGCTCGGGTCGCGCATCCTCGAGCGGAACGACTCGCCGCCCGTGGTCGGCGACGATGACCACCAAGGTCCGGCTCCACCACGGGCTGGCCCGCGCCTGATCGATGAAACGGCCGATCACTTGGTCGGTATAGGCCATCGAGTTGAAATACCGGCTTTGCCAGTCGGTGCCGGCGATGCGAGGGGGGTCGGGCGTCTCGAACGGCTCGTGGCTTGACAAGGTGAGCCAGACGGAAAAAAACGGCTTCCTCTCGTGGTTGAGGTCAGCCAAGACCCGGTCGGCGACCGCCCCGTCGTGGGCGCCCCATTTGGAGAGCCAGCTGGCGGGCGCAAAATCGTCTTTGCCGACGACCCGCTGGTATCCGGCGTTCACCAAATAGGCCTTGAGCGAGGCGAACTCGAGTTCCCCGCCATAATAGAACGACGATCGGTACCCGACCGCCTCGAAGTCTGCATTGAGGAACGGCAACGCTCGCGTCTTGTCTTTCACTTCGAGGATCGAACCGCGGGGCAGGCCGGGAAAGCCGCTCAGCACCGCGGCGACGCCCTTGTCGGTGCGATCGCCGGCCGCATACATCCGGCGGAACAACAACCCCTGCCGGGTCAGGCTGTCGGTGCGGGGCGTGATACCGGGCTGTCCACCTAACGACTCAAACGCGCTGGCGCTCGCGCTCTCCCAGAGAATGATCAGCACGTTCGGCCGCGGGGTCGTCAGGAGCCCGGTCGGGCCGCCACCCGTCGGCCGGGCCGCGACCCGGGCGGCCTCTGTCGGGTCGATGGTCACGAACGGATTGGTCCGGTCGTAAAGCCCCCGGTACACCGAGTCGAAGAAGCCCCACGGTGCGTTTTCCGCGGATCGATTGACGAACGGGTCGGCGGACCGGTACGCGCTGCTGCCCGTCAACGGCCAGGTCTGGATTCCGCCGCGCGCTGGAATGACCAAGACGCCGAGCAACAGCACCAGCGGGCCGGCCAGCCAGACCGAAGCCGGTGCGAGGCGGTCGAGGTCACGGCCCACGAACCGACGGCAGGCCACGACCGCGGCGGTGGCCAAGACAACGGCAATCGTCACGAGCAACAGGCGCGGGGCGCCCCCGGTCGAGGCCCACGCCTCCGCTGGTGTGGCCAGATACCAGAGCACGGAAGCGTCGATTCGCTTGTCCCACTGACCAAAGAGCCCGAGATCGGCCGCCACCAGCACCGACAACGCCACCACCGCGACCACGATCCAGGCGACGATCGCCCTTCGGGTCCAGGGGAGCAGCACCCGAATCGGCGAGGCAACCAGGAGGGTTGCCGGGACCGCCGTCAGATAGGCCGCCGCGGAGAGGTCGAGCCGGAGCCCGGATCCGAAGGTGCCCAGCAGGTCGGTGAGTGAGAGGGTTGCCGCCCGGTCGGCGTGATACCCGAGAAAGAGCGCTCTGGCCACCCAGGAGTAGAGCAGCCAGAACCCGAAGATCTTGAGGCAAACCCTGACGCGGTGGAGCATTCTGGAGCTAAACTATGGGGGTGACGACAACTTTGCTCGGCCTTGACGGGGAATTCCCGATCGTCGGTTCCGCCGCCTACCTGAACCATGCGGCCTCCTCGCCGTTACCCCGTCGGTCCGCCGACGCCCTCAGGCGATATGTCGAGGACCGCGAACGGCTCGTCCACCTCTATCAGACCGGGCGGCAAGACTACGATTGCCGGCCGCTCGAGGCCAAACTCGGCCGGCTCCTCGGTGCTCCGACTGGATCGGTCGGGTTTGCCCCGACCACCACCGACGGCGTGTCGGGCATCCTCAACAGCATCACCTGGGCGCCCGGCGACAACGTGCTGGTCCCGGCCAACGAGTTTCCCGGGGTTCTCTATGCGTGCCAGAACCTGGCCCGCCGGGGAGTCGAGGTCCGGCAGGCGCCGGTCGGAGGTCACCTAGCGTTAGGTTCGTTGTTTGCCCACGCCGACCGCCGGACCCGGGCCGTCGTCGTGAGTCATGTCCATTGGCAATCCGGCCACCGGATCGACTTGGCCCGCCTGGCCGAGGAATGCCGGGCGGTTGGTGCCCTCTCAATCGTCGATGCGATTCAGAGCGCCGGCGCGGTGCCGATCGATGCCACCGCCGGCGGTGTGGATGTCCTCGTCGCCGGCACCTACAAATGGCTGATGGGAATTCCGGGCGCGGCGGTGCTCTATGTCGGCCCGGCGGCGCTCGCCACCCTGGTCCCCGACCGGGCCGGCTGGACCAGCATGGCCACGTCGGTGCACGACGAACCGAAACTTGAATGGGCCGCGGGGGCGGGGCGGTTCTTGGTTGGAGGCCGGCCCGATCCAATCTTGATCGCGCTCGAACAGTCGGTCGACCTCCTGCTCGAATTGGGGGTCGGTACCATCGCGGGCCACACCGGCCGGTTGATCGACCGCCTGATCGCCGGGGCCGGGGCGGCCGGTGTGGTCGTCCGTTCCAGCACCGACCCCGCGCACCGATCGTCGATCGTTTCCATCACGACCGGGAACCCCTCCCGAGATGCGTCCTTAGTCGGCGACCTTGCCGCCCGAGAAATTATCGTCGCCCGTCGGGGCGACGGGATCCGGGTGTCGCCTCATTGTTACAACACGGCCGGTCACATCGACCGACTCCTCGAGGCGATCGCGTCTTCACCGAGGACTTGATCGAGTCCGTCGACCAGGGCGTCGGCATCCTCGGCCGAGAAGCAGAGCGGCGGCTTGATCTTGAGGACGTTGTGGTCCGGACCATCGGTGCTGATCAGAAACCCGCGATCGCGCATCCGGTTGGACAGGTAGGTCGCGGCCTCCGGGTCGGGGGTTCTGGTCTCCCGGTCGGTGACCAATTCGAGGCCGACGAAGAGACCGAGACCCCGGGCGTCTCCCGCGGCGGGGTGCCGGTCGACCAGCCCCTTGAGTCCGGTCAGGAGCCGATGACCGGTGGCGAGCGCCCGGGCCTGGAGGTCTTCATCGAAAATGACGTCGAGGACCGCCAGCCCAATGGCGGCCGACACCGGGTTCCCGCCGAAGGTGCTGAAGAACTCCATCCCGTTAGCGAACGAACGGGCGATCTCCGGGGTGGTGACGACGATGCCTAACGGGTGCCCGTTGCCGGCCGGCTTCCCCATGACGACGATGTCCGGCACCACGTTCTGGGTTTCGAATCCCCAGAAGTGACTGCCGACCCGCCCAAACCCAACTTGGACCTCGTCGGCAATCGCGACCCCGCCGGCCCGCCGCACCCGCCGGTAGACGCCGGCCAAATAGCCGGGCGGCAGCACGATCTGCCCGCCGCAGCTGAGAATCGATTCGGCCATAAAGGCCGCTATCGGATGCCCCGATCGCTCGAGGTCGGCGATCTCGGCCTCGACCAACGCGGCATATCGCTCGCCCAATCCGGGATCCTCGCCGCGGAAGCGGCCCCGGTAGCGATCCGGCAGGGCCACTTTGCGGGCAAAGGGTGCCAAGCCATGACCGCCGGCGCCCTCGCATTTGTACGGGCTCAGGCCTACCAGGGTCGCGGTGTTGCCGTGATAGGCGCTGTCGACCACGATCGTGCCGCGCCGGCCGGTGTGGGTTGAGGCCAGCCGAAGAGCCAGTTCATTGGCCTCGGTACCCGAGTTCACGAAGAAGCACACCCGCAGGGGGTCCGGCAACAACTGACCGAGTCGCTCCGCGTAGCGGACCACCGTTTCGTGGAGATACCGGGTGTTGGTGTTGAGCACTGCCATCTGCCGCTGTCCGGCCCGGACCACCCGCGGGTGGGAATGCCCGACATGGGGCACGTTGTTGACGGCATCGAGATAGCGCCGGCCCTCGGTATCGTAGAGGTGCTGCATCCAGCCGCGGACGATGTGCAGCGGCCGCCGGTACGAAACACTGAGGTTGCCCCCCAACACGCGTGCCCGCCGGTCGAGGATGGCGACCCCGTCGAGGAGGGGTTTCGTCCGGGTGTTGGGCACCCCGGCCAGCCGATGCGGCGCGGGTGACAGGCTGGTCCAAACCTCCCGCTCGCTTGGCCGGGCCACCCCGGGGAACTCCCCAGAACGGTCGAGGAGATCGACCACGACTTGAAAATGAACGTGCGGGGGCCAGCCGCCGTTGATCGAGGCGGCGCCTAACCGGCCCACGGTCGCTCCGGCCTGGAGCGGTTGGCCGGGATGAAGACTGGCCAGCGTCTCGAGATCGAGGTGACCGTAGAGCGTGTAGAAGGTGAGTGGCAACCCCTCATGGTCGGTGACGTGGTGTTCCACCACCACCGTCGGGCCGTAGTCCCGGGGCCCCGCGTTGTGCCGGACGCTCTTGACCCGCCCCGCGATCGGAGTTCGCACCGGACAGCCGGCCTCCGCGAAGAGATCGAGGCCAATGTGGACCGTCCGCCATTCCGGTCCGTCGAATCCCTCGGTCCGGAACAATTCGCTGGTGTAGAGCAGCCGGGCCTCGTCGTACTCGCCGATCGCGACCCGGGCGCCCACCGATTGTCGGAGCCAGTTGATCCGCCGCTCCAGCGCGGCATCGTCGTCGATCAGGCGGAAGTCGTCGAGGAATTCACTGCCGATCGAGAGATCGACGCGGGGTGGCAGGATGCCGGGGTCGGTCCCGATGATCGGAATGAACCCGGCCTCGTGATCGGTGATCCACCGGCTCACCCGGTGGCTGCCTGGACACGGCTCCCGGCCGGCCGCGGCGCGCAACCGGTAGGTGGCCAGACGGGGATGGGTGGCCCCGAGCCGGTCGAGGAGCCGCCAAATCGGGGCTTCGCTGACGAAGAGGTAGTCGTGGTCCGGCGTCGTGGCCCGCTGGAGCGCCGAGTTCACGACGCTCACCACCAGCCGGGCCAGGATCGAAGGATAGAGGGCGTCGAGTTCCCGGTCGGTGAGAGGACGGACCGCGGTATAGCCTTCGACCAAAGCGGCCGCACCGGCCAGCGGATCGTCAATGTCGAGCATCCCGTACGCGGCCGCGATCGCGACGTCCGCCACCGTGGCCGACCACACCATATCGCCAAAATCGATGAGCCCGACTGACCGGCCGTCGATCAAGACGTTGTGGTCGTTGGCGTCACCGAAGATGACTCGGCTGGGCAAGGTGTCCCAGTGCGGCAGGACCTGCTCCTTGAACGGCCGGTAGAGCCGCTCGGCGAGCCCCCGCCGATTGGTCTGGTCCAGCAGGCCGAAATGGCCTGCGATCCAGTGCGCCCCGCCAAGGTCCCACTTGAGGGCCCGTCGGGCCGAGGGATGGTCGAACCCTTCGAGCCCGCGATGCATCCGCGCCAGGAGCTCACCGAGTCCGCGAAGCTGCTCTCGGGTTCGGGGCCGAACCTCGGCCAAGGGAGCTCCCGTCACCCACGTCAACACCCGCATCAGGTAAGGCCCACCCTCGGCCTCCAGGGTGACCAATGACCGCCCTTCGAGCGACGGCACCACGGTCGGCAACGCCAACCCGGGTTCGTGATCGGCAATCCGAATCAACGCCGCGTTCTGGAGGTCGAGGACCCCGGGGTCCTCGAGTCGGTTGGCAACCTTGACGACGTATCGCCCGCCGTCGGTGGCGTCGAGCCGGTAGTTCCGATCCCGCTCACCCGGCAACGCTGAAAACTCTCCCGTCAGGCCAAACGCCTTCGCGACACCCGCTCGCACGGTCTCCAGCGCCACCTCGGGAACTTCGAAACTCAGGGTCCGGTTCATTGCCGGGTCCCCACCAGCACGGTGGACGGGCCAAAACTCCACTGGCAGCGGGCCTCGAGTCCGGCTGCTTCCATGGCTCCGATCTCCTCGTCGAGTGAGAAATAGCGGTCTTCGCCGGACCACTCCTCAAAGTGCTGCCAGGCCCGGCGCTCCTCGATCCCCGCGGCCACCAATTGGTCGGCCCAGAACCGGTAGGTGGCGGCATTACGCGGGGCTTCCCGCGGAATCGTGATGTCGGCGGTGACCAACACGCCACCCCGCCGGAGCGCCGCTGCCGCCCGCGTATACAGCCCGGACTTTGCTTCGAGGTTCCGGATGTGGTGCAGCGACAGCGAGCCCATGATGGCGTCAGCCGGCGGAAACGGCTCGTCGAACGACCGGTGAACCGGCGCTGCCCTGGCGCCGAACCGGGCCAGCCTGGTTCGAGCCACGGCCAGCATCGCATCATCCACGTCCCAGAGCTCCACCACCGCGGCGTTGGTCCGGTCGAGCACCCGCTCGGCCAAGCTCCCGGTGCCGGCGCCCAGATCAATGACCCGATCCGGTTGGGCGAGGGCCACGGCGGCGGCCGCTTGGTCGAGCATCTCGTCGTACCGGGGCAGGAACCGGCGGATCGTCTCGTCGTAGGCCCCGATTTCGAGCCGGAGGTGCTGTTGGACTGAATGGGTCATTGCGAAGTGGGCGATTGCCGCTTGCAGAAGGAAGCGAAGAACGTACACTTCGGATCGGATTCCCGGCACCCCTCAACCCGTAACCCAGAGCCCGACCATGAATTCCGTCATTCGGTTAACCACCCCGCTGCCGGGCCCGAAGAGCCTGGCGTTGGGCGCCCGTCGGGCCGCCGCTGTTCCCAAAGGGGTCGCGATCTCGAGCGGCCTGGCCGTGGTTCGGGCCGAAAACGCCATGATCGAAGATGCCGACGGCAACCGGCTCATCGACTTTGCCGGCGGCATCGGGGTCATGAATGCGGGCCACCGTCACCCGGCGATGGTCGACGCGGTCCGAGCCCAGCTCGACCAACTGACCCACGCCTGCTTCGCGGTGTCCAGTTACCAGGGATATGTCGAAGTGGCCGAACGGCTCAACGCGCTGACGCCAGGCTCCCATGCCAAGCGGACCCTGCTCGTCAATACCGGCGCGGAGGCCATCGAGAACGCCGTCAAGATTGCCCGATACGCGACCGGGCGGGGCGCGGTGGTGGCGCTCGAGCATGCCTTCCACGGCCGCACCAATCTCACCATGGCCCTCACCGCCAAGCCGATGCCCTATAAAAAAGGCTTCGGCCCCTTCGCGCCTGAGGTCTACCGGATTCCGTACTCCTATTGCTATCGCTGCGACCGGGGCGCGGGTTCCGGTTGCTGCCAGGCGGCGCCAGGGTATTGGGACCGGATCTTCACGGGACTCGTCGAGCCGACGCACGTGGCCGCGATTGTCATGGAGCTGCAGTCCGGCGAAGGCGGCTTCATTCCGGCGGCCCCCGACGCGGTGACCGCGTTGGCCGCGTTCGCCAAGCACCATGGCATCCTGTTGATCATCGATGAAATCCAGACCGGGTTCGGCCGGACCGGCAAGATGTTCGCGTGTGAACACTACGGCATCGTGCCCGACCTGATCGCCACGGCCAAATCCCTGGCCGGAGGGCTGCCCCTGGCCGCCGTGACCGGCCGGGCCGAGATCATGGATTCGGTCCATCCCGGCGGGCTCGGCGGTACCTACGGCGGGAACCCCCTGGCCTGTGCCGCCGCCTTGGCGGTCATGGACGTGATGGCTCGGGAGCATCTCTCCGAGCGAGGCGTGGTGGTCGGCGACGCCGTGCGATCCCGGTTCCACCAAATGGCCACCCGCTTCCCGGTCATCGGCGACGTTCGTGGACTCGGGGCCATGATGGCCCTCGAACTGGTCAAAGACCGGACCACCAAAGAGCCGGACAAAGAACGAACCGCTCGGGTCCAGGCCGAGGCACTCAAACGCGGGCTGTTGTTGCTGACCGCGGGAACCTACGGCAACGTGGTTCGGGTGCTCGTGCCATTAACCATCGATGATGCGGCGCTGGCCGAAGGCCTGGCCGTGCTCGAACAGGCATTCGAGGCTACCCAGTAGTGGGAGCTGGCCGGGCGGTCGTCGAACTCGATGCCGTCACCAAGAGCTTCGGAGCGGCCAAGGCGGTCGATCGAGTCTCGCTCGCCATTCACGAGGGCGAGTTCTTCTCCCTCCTCGGCCCGTCGGGTTGCGGCAAGACGACCACGCTTCGGCTCATCGCCGGCTTCGAGACCCCCGATCCTGCGGGTGGCGAGGTCCGGATCGGCGGTGTTCGCGTCAACGAAAAACGTCCCTACGATCGCGGTGTCGGGATGGTGTTCCAGAGTTACGCCCTGTTTCCCCACCTCGATGTCCGCCGAAATGTCGGGTTCGGCCTCCAGCAGCGCGGCACGGCCCGGGCCGACATGGCCGGCCGGGTCGATCGGGCGCTGGAGTTGGTCCGGCTCGATCCCGGCACCTACGCCGCTCGGATGCCGGCGGAACTTTCGGGAGGCCAGCGGCAGCGGGTTGCGCTGGCCCGGGCCTTGGTCCTCGAACCCAAGATATTGCTCCTCGATGAGCCGTTAGGGGCCCTCGATCTGAAACTCCGGAAGGAAATGCAACTCGAGCTGAAGGCCCTCAACCGGTCGCTCGGGATCACCTTCATCTACGTCACTCACGACCAAGAAGAAGCGCTCACCATGTCGGACCGGATCGCCGTCATGGACTTGGCTCGGGTGGCCCAGCTCGGGACCCCGGCCGATGTCTACGAGAATCCCCGGACCGGGTTCGTCGCATCCTTCATTGGCGAGTCGAACTTTCTCGAGGGGCGCGCCGTGGCGACCGATAGTGGCTTGGTCGACGTGGTCGGCGCCAATGTCAGATTCCGAATCCGGCCAGAGCAGGCTGTTGCCGCCGGCCAAGTCGTCAGGATCGCCGTCCGGCCCGAGTGGATGGACCTGTATCCGGTCGGCGCGGTGCCCGCCGGCGAGAACGCGCTGCCTGGGGCGGTCGATGAAGTGATCTATCTCGGCGAGACGATCCACGTCATCGTAGCCCTCGACGCGGGCCTGAAGGTCACCGTGGCCCTCCGGAACGAGGGACAGCTGATCAAGCCGCTGCCCTGGACCCGGGGCGCCCGGGTCGCGGCGGCGTGGCTTCCCGAGGACGCCCAGATTCTCGAGGACGATCGATGATCGGTCGCCGCCGCCTCTTGGTCTGGTTTGCCCGGCGGCCAACCGCAACCGCCGCGGCCTTCTTGGCCCCGGGGCTCGCCTGGCTATTGCTCTTCTTCCTGGTGCCGATCGGCCTGATGCTGGCCTACAGCACCATGCGGCGCGGGACCTACGGCGGCGTCATACCAGGATTCACGCTCGACCACTACCGGCGGTTCTTTGATCCGTTGTATCTGGACATCCTCCGCCGGACCGTCGGGTGGTCGCTTGGGTGCACGGTGGCGTGCTTAATCGTGGGCTACCCGGTGGCCTATGTGATCGCCCGGGCCGGGCGATGGCGACAGTTGCTCCTCTTCCTGGTGGTGCTGCCGTTCTGGACCAGCTTTCTGGTCCGGACCTTCGCGATGATCTTCCTCCTCCGTGACAGCGGGCTGGTCAACGGGATATTACTTCGACTTGGCCTCATCGATGAGCCGCTCGCCCTGCTGTATACGCCGCTGGCGGTCACTCTTGGGCTGGTCTACGGCTTCTTGCCGCTGATGATCCTCCCGATCTACGCGTCCCTCGAGAAGCTCGACAACTCACTCCTCGAAGCGGCCGAAGCTCTCGGCGCCCGGCCGAGGGCTCGGTTCTTCCAGGTCATCTTCCCGCTGTC from Gemmatimonadota bacterium encodes:
- a CDS encoding ABC transporter ATP-binding protein, whose translation is MGAGRAVVELDAVTKSFGAAKAVDRVSLAIHEGEFFSLLGPSGCGKTTTLRLIAGFETPDPAGGEVRIGGVRVNEKRPYDRGVGMVFQSYALFPHLDVRRNVGFGLQQRGTARADMAGRVDRALELVRLDPGTYAARMPAELSGGQRQRVALARALVLEPKILLLDEPLGALDLKLRKEMQLELKALNRSLGITFIYVTHDQEEALTMSDRIAVMDLARVAQLGTPADVYENPRTGFVASFIGESNFLEGRAVATDSGLVDVVGANVRFRIRPEQAVAAGQVVRIAVRPEWMDLYPVGAVPAGENALPGAVDEVIYLGETIHVIVALDAGLKVTVALRNEGQLIKPLPWTRGARVAAAWLPEDAQILEDDR
- a CDS encoding aminotransferase class III-fold pyridoxal phosphate-dependent enzyme, whose translation is MNRTLSFEVPEVALETVRAGVAKAFGLTGEFSALPGERDRNYRLDATDGGRYVVKVANRLEDPGVLDLQNAALIRIADHEPGLALPTVVPSLEGRSLVTLEAEGGPYLMRVLTWVTGAPLAEVRPRTREQLRGLGELLARMHRGLEGFDHPSARRALKWDLGGAHWIAGHFGLLDQTNRRGLAERLYRPFKEQVLPHWDTLPSRVIFGDANDHNVLIDGRSVGLIDFGDMVWSATVADVAIAAAYGMLDIDDPLAGAAALVEGYTAVRPLTDRELDALYPSILARLVVSVVNSALQRATTPDHDYLFVSEAPIWRLLDRLGATHPRLATYRLRAAAGREPCPGSHRVSRWITDHEAGFIPIIGTDPGILPPRVDLSIGSEFLDDFRLIDDDAALERRINWLRQSVGARVAIGEYDEARLLYTSELFRTEGFDGPEWRTVHIGLDLFAEAGCPVRTPIAGRVKSVRHNAGPRDYGPTVVVEHHVTDHEGLPLTFYTLYGHLDLETLASLHPGQPLQAGATVGRLGAASINGGWPPHVHFQVVVDLLDRSGEFPGVARPSEREVWTSLSPAPHRLAGVPNTRTKPLLDGVAILDRRARVLGGNLSVSYRRPLHIVRGWMQHLYDTEGRRYLDAVNNVPHVGHSHPRVVRAGQRQMAVLNTNTRYLHETVVRYAERLGQLLPDPLRVCFFVNSGTEANELALRLASTHTGRRGTIVVDSAYHGNTATLVGLSPYKCEGAGGHGLAPFARKVALPDRYRGRFRGEDPGLGERYAALVEAEIADLERSGHPIAAFMAESILSCGGQIVLPPGYLAGVYRRVRRAGGVAIADEVQVGFGRVGSHFWGFETQNVVPDIVVMGKPAGNGHPLGIVVTTPEIARSFANGMEFFSTFGGNPVSAAIGLAVLDVIFDEDLQARALATGHRLLTGLKGLVDRHPAAGDARGLGLFVGLELVTDRETRTPDPEAATYLSNRMRDRGFLISTDGPDHNVLKIKPPLCFSAEDADALVDGLDQVLGEDAIASRSRSM
- a CDS encoding class I SAM-dependent methyltransferase, with the translated sequence MTHSVQQHLRLEIGAYDETIRRFLPRYDEMLDQAAAAVALAQPDRVIDLGAGTGSLAERVLDRTNAAVVELWDVDDAMLAVARTRLARFGARAAPVHRSFDEPFPPADAIMGSLSLHHIRNLEAKSGLYTRAAAALRRGGVLVTADITIPREAPRNAATYRFWADQLVAAGIEERRAWQHFEEWSGEDRYFSLDEEIGAMEAAGLEARCQWSFGPSTVLVGTRQ
- the gabT gene encoding 4-aminobutyrate--2-oxoglutarate transaminase; this encodes MNSVIRLTTPLPGPKSLALGARRAAAVPKGVAISSGLAVVRAENAMIEDADGNRLIDFAGGIGVMNAGHRHPAMVDAVRAQLDQLTHACFAVSSYQGYVEVAERLNALTPGSHAKRTLLVNTGAEAIENAVKIARYATGRGAVVALEHAFHGRTNLTMALTAKPMPYKKGFGPFAPEVYRIPYSYCYRCDRGAGSGCCQAAPGYWDRIFTGLVEPTHVAAIVMELQSGEGGFIPAAPDAVTALAAFAKHHGILLIIDEIQTGFGRTGKMFACEHYGIVPDLIATAKSLAGGLPLAAVTGRAEIMDSVHPGGLGGTYGGNPLACAAALAVMDVMAREHLSERGVVVGDAVRSRFHQMATRFPVIGDVRGLGAMMALELVKDRTTKEPDKERTARVQAEALKRGLLLLTAGTYGNVVRVLVPLTIDDAALAEGLAVLEQAFEATQ